One Natronolimnobius sp. AArcel1 genomic region harbors:
- a CDS encoding Lrp/AsnC family transcriptional regulator: protein MGDGTGSTYRLDEIDRRIIYALMADARNTSAPTIAEQVSVSGATVRNRIAQLEEHGIIEGYHATVDFEHADGSLMNLFLCHVSFDEIEGVARRIGTIPGVINVRELMGGRINLHVLAVGTNTSDLRRIGRELAQLDVEIEDEFLLQTEHDFPYTPYGPADGHPREQLTDYISLTGGAEVVEVNVHEDAPIAGATLEEAATDGLLDDRTLVIAIERDDDVITPHGETEIHAHDIVTVFAPNETNGPTIQGFHGPNREPDLRTRHQ, encoded by the coding sequence ATGGGAGACGGGACTGGCAGCACCTACCGACTTGATGAAATTGACCGTCGGATCATCTATGCGTTGATGGCCGACGCACGGAATACATCAGCACCGACGATCGCTGAACAGGTAAGCGTCTCCGGCGCAACGGTGCGAAACCGAATCGCCCAACTCGAGGAACATGGTATCATCGAGGGGTATCATGCAACCGTGGATTTCGAACACGCGGATGGCTCGCTGATGAACCTGTTTCTCTGTCACGTCTCGTTCGACGAAATCGAAGGTGTTGCCAGACGGATTGGAACGATCCCCGGCGTGATCAACGTCAGAGAGTTAATGGGTGGTCGCATAAACCTCCACGTCCTCGCCGTCGGAACCAACACCAGCGACCTGCGTCGCATCGGACGGGAACTCGCGCAACTGGATGTTGAAATCGAAGACGAGTTCCTCCTGCAGACTGAACACGACTTCCCGTATACGCCGTACGGACCCGCCGACGGGCATCCGCGAGAACAGTTGACCGACTACATCAGCCTTACTGGCGGTGCCGAAGTCGTCGAAGTGAACGTCCACGAGGACGCCCCAATCGCCGGCGCCACGCTCGAGGAAGCCGCAACTGATGGTCTGTTGGATGACCGGACGTTGGTGATCGCAATTGAGCGCGACGATGACGTGATTACGCCACACGGAGAGACAGAGATTCATGCCCACGATATCGTCACGGTATTCGCACCGAACGAGACCAATGGGCCGACAATACAGGGCTTTCACGGCCCGAACAGAGAACCCGATCTGCGGACACGACACCAGTAA
- the pyrF gene encoding orotidine-5'-phosphate decarboxylase, whose protein sequence is MNFFDRLHDRIRTVNSVVSVGLDPDPARIPDHLDDYDLPRWAFNRRIIDATHEHAAVYKPNAAFYEDPDGWAALEETIAYAHGKDVPVLLDAKRADIGNTTRQYAQILETVDAITVNPYMGRDSLQPFLSNEEAGVFILCRTSNPGGEDLQDLELETGEPLYERVAALADLWNENDNVGLVVGATKPEELEELREQVPDLPFLVPGVGAQGGDAEAAVEYGLSGEVGLINSSRGIIFAGENQGTEFATASEQAAKRLKKRLNQYRD, encoded by the coding sequence ATGAACTTCTTCGATCGGTTGCACGACCGCATTCGGACGGTCAACAGCGTCGTGAGCGTCGGCCTCGATCCAGATCCAGCGCGGATTCCCGATCATCTGGATGACTATGACCTCCCACGCTGGGCGTTCAACCGCCGAATTATCGACGCAACGCACGAACATGCTGCGGTTTACAAACCAAACGCTGCCTTCTATGAGGATCCTGACGGGTGGGCAGCCCTCGAGGAAACCATCGCGTACGCCCACGGGAAGGACGTCCCCGTCTTGCTCGACGCCAAACGGGCAGACATTGGAAACACGACCCGCCAGTACGCCCAGATCCTCGAGACCGTCGATGCGATCACGGTCAACCCCTACATGGGCCGGGACTCGTTGCAGCCGTTCCTGTCGAACGAGGAGGCTGGTGTGTTCATCCTCTGTCGAACCTCGAACCCCGGTGGCGAGGACCTCCAGGATCTCGAACTCGAGACCGGCGAACCGCTGTACGAACGCGTCGCCGCGTTGGCGGATCTCTGGAACGAAAATGACAATGTCGGCCTCGTTGTCGGCGCGACGAAACCCGAGGAACTCGAGGAGTTACGCGAACAGGTACCGGACCTGCCCTTCCTCGTGCCGGGTGTTGGTGCACAGGGCGGTGATGCGGAGGCTGCAGTCGAGTACGGGCTCTCGGGAGAGGTCGGGCTCATCAACTCCTCGCGCGGGATCATCTTCGCCGGCGAAAATCAAGGGACAGAGTTCGCAACGGCGAGCGAACAGGCAGCCAAACGGCTCAAAAAGCGGTTGAACCAGTATCGAGACTGA
- a CDS encoding GTPBP1 family GTP-binding protein, which translates to MSRDRALLERALDRGEQDGGNVEFKERLSRDVHLEGGRRESLAAQLRHRLLSGDGEATYVVGVTDDGGLAGIDPETFSETMDVLSLLAEEADAHIDDVQTWGVNDGLVGVALLQEGSVLETDDEHVVVGTAGHVDHGKSTLVGSLVTGTADDGNGATRSFLDVQPHEVERGLSADLSYAVYGFDDDGPVHVRNPNRKADRAAIVEEADRLVSFVDTVGHEPWLRTTIRGLVGQKLDYGMLVVAADDGPTRTTREHLGVLLATELPTIVAITKTDAVSDDRVEEVEREVEALLREVDKSPLRVARHGVDAAIEEIGERVVPIVETSAITMDGLETLDELFDRLPKTSQDMGEFRMYVDRSYSVTGVGAVASGTVMAGEVEAGDELLIGPMPDGRFQEVEVRSIEMHYHRVDQAQAGRIVGIALKGIKESAIERGMVLLPREADPKPVREFEAEVMVLNHPTRIGDGYEPVVHLETIGEAAAFHPEDGRLLPGDTGETTVRFKFRPYLVEQGQKFVFREGRSKGVGTVTEVHPMD; encoded by the coding sequence ATGAGCCGTGACCGGGCTCTCCTCGAGCGAGCCCTGGACCGTGGCGAACAGGACGGAGGCAACGTCGAATTCAAAGAACGGCTTTCACGAGACGTCCACCTCGAGGGTGGACGACGCGAGAGTCTGGCGGCCCAACTTCGACACCGGTTGCTGTCTGGCGACGGCGAAGCAACGTACGTCGTCGGCGTCACCGACGACGGGGGTCTCGCCGGCATCGATCCCGAGACGTTCTCCGAGACGATGGATGTTCTTTCCTTACTCGCCGAGGAAGCCGACGCCCATATCGACGATGTCCAGACGTGGGGGGTCAACGACGGGTTGGTTGGCGTCGCGTTACTCCAAGAAGGCAGCGTCCTCGAGACGGATGACGAACACGTCGTCGTCGGGACAGCGGGCCACGTCGACCACGGCAAGAGTACGCTTGTCGGTTCGCTTGTCACTGGCACGGCCGACGACGGCAATGGCGCAACCCGATCGTTTCTTGACGTCCAGCCCCACGAAGTCGAACGCGGGCTCTCGGCTGATCTCTCCTATGCTGTCTATGGCTTCGACGATGATGGGCCTGTCCACGTTCGAAATCCAAACCGCAAAGCCGACCGTGCAGCCATCGTCGAAGAGGCTGACCGACTCGTCTCGTTCGTCGATACCGTCGGCCACGAACCCTGGTTGCGAACCACGATCCGCGGCCTCGTCGGCCAGAAACTCGACTACGGCATGCTCGTCGTCGCCGCCGACGACGGCCCCACGCGGACCACGCGCGAACACCTCGGCGTCTTGCTCGCGACCGAACTGCCGACCATCGTCGCGATCACGAAAACCGATGCCGTCAGCGACGACCGCGTCGAGGAAGTCGAACGTGAGGTCGAAGCCCTCCTGCGGGAAGTCGATAAATCGCCACTCCGGGTTGCCCGCCACGGCGTCGACGCCGCTATCGAGGAGATCGGCGAACGCGTCGTCCCCATCGTCGAAACTAGCGCGATCACGATGGACGGCCTCGAGACGTTAGACGAACTGTTCGACCGGCTTCCGAAAACATCCCAGGACATGGGCGAGTTCCGGATGTACGTCGATCGCAGTTACTCCGTGACCGGCGTCGGTGCGGTCGCCTCGGGAACCGTGATGGCCGGCGAAGTCGAAGCCGGCGACGAACTGCTGATCGGCCCGATGCCAGATGGGCGCTTTCAGGAGGTCGAAGTGCGCTCGATCGAAATGCACTATCATCGCGTCGATCAGGCCCAGGCGGGTCGCATCGTCGGCATTGCACTCAAAGGCATCAAAGAGAGTGCCATCGAGCGCGGGATGGTCTTGCTCCCGCGCGAGGCAGATCCCAAACCCGTCCGGGAGTTCGAAGCCGAGGTGATGGTCCTGAACCATCCGACTCGGATCGGTGACGGCTACGAACCCGTTGTCCATTTAGAGACCATCGGCGAGGCCGCCGCGTTCCATCCCGAAGACGGTCGCCTCTTGCCGGGCGATACCGGCGAAACCACCGTCCGATTCAAATTCCGTCCGTATCTCGTCGAGCAAGGCCAGAAGTTCGTGTTCCGCGAGGGACGCAGCAAGGGTGTCGGGACGGTGACCGAGGTCCATCCAATGGACTGA